One Catillopecten margaritatus gill symbiont DNA window includes the following coding sequences:
- the ihfA gene encoding Integration host factor subunit alpha — MSITKKDIADLLAKQVDISHSQALSVTNDFFDTIKATLAKGEDVKLSGFGNFIVRSKVARPGRNPKTGDPVTISARTVATFKAGVKLKRITQQG, encoded by the coding sequence ATGTCAATTACCAAAAAAGATATTGCTGATTTATTGGCAAAACAAGTGGACATTAGTCACAGTCAAGCGCTATCTGTGACTAATGATTTTTTCGATACGATTAAAGCCACACTCGCCAAAGGCGAAGATGTTAAACTCTCTGGGTTTGGTAATTTTATCGTTAGAAGCAAAGTTGCTCGACCAGGTAGAAATCCAAAAACAGGCGATCCTGTTACTATTTCAGCAAGAACTGTGGCAACTTTTAAAGCGGGTGTTAAGTTGAAAAGGATAACTCAACAGGGTTAA
- the pheT gene encoding Phenylalanine--tRNA ligase beta subunit, whose product MNISTSWLREWINPKVSDEALAEQLTMAGLEVDGIAPVAPHFEQVVVGHVVSCEKHPDADKLNLCQVDVGTGENLQIICGAKNIRADLKVIVALVGAVLPNGLKIKKAKLRGVESLGMICSGSELGMSDGSEGISELNAEAPIGQDIREYLDLDDNIIELDITPNRGDCFSVLGVAREVSANYLIDFEMPTFTVTSRGVSSITTSVSNAASCPKYLTRSISGIDNTVKTPQWIADKLTRSGQSLHSPVVDITNFVLMELGQPMHAFDATKINGEIKVRNAKIGETIELLNETTVELKDDTLVISDDNTVLAIAGVMGGLDASTQTNTTDILLESAFFEPVSIAGKARNYGLHTESSLRFERGVDFDITEVAMDRATQLIIDICGGQASAVNACVSASDLPKLPVISITQEKIQKILGFELDSQWITEKFQSLGFKISERTDNSWHIIPPSFRFDIRIPADLIEELARLYGYDKLPVQKLSLDANINVVAEAQIDKYDIMQSLVARGYQEVITYSFISEKYHNLIDASANKITLSNPISAELSTMRSSLWAGLLQTVESNQRRGHTNARFFEVGLCFAGVEASKQSNKLAGIVTGNRFDAQWSDESTPVDFFDAKADLESLLELTGAKFTFGAGEHPALQKGQTATIILDGEQVGWIGALSPNVAKELSLPKCYLFEIDLTAVTTGKIAKYTAFSQYQQVQRDIALTLDNSIPVADLINSIEALKQPNFVAVNLFDLYAGENIEAGKKSVAFNLTYQSLETTLSDDEVNAKVDEVLTLMKNKFLAIQR is encoded by the coding sequence ATGAATATTTCAACATCATGGTTGCGTGAATGGATTAACCCAAAGGTTAGCGATGAGGCTTTAGCTGAGCAACTGACAATGGCAGGCTTAGAAGTGGACGGCATTGCCCCCGTTGCCCCGCATTTTGAACAAGTGGTGGTTGGGCATGTTGTTTCTTGTGAAAAGCATCCTGATGCGGATAAACTTAACCTTTGCCAGGTTGATGTTGGCACGGGCGAAAACTTACAAATCATCTGTGGTGCTAAAAATATTCGCGCCGATTTAAAAGTCATTGTTGCTTTGGTTGGTGCCGTCTTGCCAAATGGTTTAAAAATCAAAAAAGCCAAACTGCGAGGCGTTGAATCTTTAGGTATGATTTGTTCAGGATCTGAACTTGGTATGTCTGATGGTTCAGAAGGTATTAGCGAGTTAAATGCAGAGGCACCGATTGGACAAGACATCAGAGAATATTTAGATTTAGACGATAATATTATTGAATTAGACATCACCCCAAATCGTGGTGATTGCTTCTCAGTTTTAGGTGTGGCGCGTGAGGTCAGTGCAAATTATTTGATAGATTTTGAAATGCCAACTTTTACAGTGACTTCACGAGGTGTGTCCAGTATTACTACTAGCGTTAGCAATGCAGCGTCTTGCCCTAAATACTTAACCAGAAGCATTTCAGGCATTGATAATACGGTTAAAACTCCGCAATGGATAGCAGATAAACTCACTCGTTCTGGGCAGTCTTTACATTCGCCAGTCGTCGATATTACTAATTTTGTATTAATGGAATTAGGTCAGCCGATGCACGCTTTTGATGCGACTAAAATCAACGGCGAAATTAAGGTTAGAAACGCTAAAATAGGTGAAACAATTGAATTATTAAATGAAACCACAGTCGAACTAAAAGACGATACTTTGGTGATTTCTGATGACAATACAGTGCTTGCGATTGCAGGTGTGATGGGTGGATTAGATGCTTCAACGCAAACAAATACAACGGATATTTTGTTAGAAAGTGCCTTTTTTGAGCCAGTGTCTATCGCAGGTAAGGCAAGAAATTATGGGCTACATACAGAGTCTTCATTGCGTTTTGAGCGAGGTGTGGATTTTGACATTACTGAAGTAGCAATGGACAGAGCCACACAACTGATTATTGACATTTGTGGCGGACAAGCGAGTGCTGTTAATGCTTGTGTGAGTGCCTCTGATTTACCAAAATTGCCAGTGATTAGCATTACCCAAGAAAAAATTCAAAAAATCTTAGGTTTTGAATTGGACAGTCAGTGGATTACTGAAAAGTTTCAAAGTTTGGGTTTTAAGATTAGTGAACGAACTGATAACTCGTGGCATATTATTCCCCCGAGTTTTAGGTTTGACATTCGTATTCCTGCTGATTTGATTGAAGAATTAGCAAGGTTGTATGGTTACGACAAACTGCCTGTGCAGAAATTATCGCTGGATGCGAATATTAATGTGGTGGCAGAGGCACAAATTGATAAATACGATATTATGCAATCTTTGGTGGCGCGTGGTTATCAAGAAGTAATTACTTATAGTTTTATTTCGGAAAAGTATCACAATTTAATCGATGCCAGTGCCAATAAAATCACTCTATCTAATCCAATTTCAGCAGAACTTTCCACCATGCGTTCATCACTGTGGGCAGGGCTACTGCAGACAGTTGAATCCAATCAAAGACGCGGACATACGAACGCTAGGTTTTTTGAAGTTGGTCTGTGTTTTGCAGGCGTTGAAGCCAGTAAACAATCCAATAAATTAGCGGGTATCGTTACTGGTAATCGTTTTGACGCACAATGGTCAGACGAATCAACGCCAGTAGATTTTTTTGACGCTAAGGCAGATTTAGAATCTTTGCTTGAATTAACAGGGGCTAAATTTACTTTTGGAGCAGGTGAACATCCTGCTTTGCAAAAGGGACAAACAGCAACAATTATTTTAGATGGCGAGCAAGTCGGCTGGATTGGTGCTTTATCGCCAAATGTTGCAAAAGAATTGTCACTGCCTAAGTGTTATTTATTTGAAATTGATTTAACAGCTGTAACAACAGGTAAAATTGCCAAATATACTGCATTCTCTCAATATCAGCAGGTTCAACGCGATATTGCATTAACATTGGATAACTCAATCCCTGTCGCTGACTTGATAAATAGTATTGAGGCGTTAAAACAACCTAATTTCGTTGCCGTGAATTTATTTGACCTATATGCAGGTGAAAATATTGAAGCGGGTAAAAAGAGTGTCGCTTTTAACTTAACTTATCAATCACTTGAAACAACTTTAAGTGACGATGAGGTTAATGCTAAAGTTGATGAAGTGTTAACCTTGATGAAAAATAAATTTTTAGCAATACAAAGATAA
- the pheS gene encoding Phenylalanine--tRNA ligase alpha subunit, protein MVDGILDKAKNAIEQAQSLGELEDLRVSILGKSGELTALLKGLGKLSAEERPKMGGIINQAKVSVQDLLTERKNNLETIALEKRLLEETVDVSLPGRNAEMGGLHPVTITLKRIQSLFAKNGFEVEMGPEIEDDFHNFTALNIPEHHPARAMHDTFYFDEGSVLRTHTSPVQIRTMENQKPPVRIIAPGRVYRCDSDITHTPMFHQVEGLIVDKKANFAQLKGLLIDFLRAYFEKEDLKVRFRPSYFPFTEPSAEADIECVICGGEGCRVCKKTGWLEVLGCGVVHPNVLNSVKIDSEEYTGLAFGMGVERLAMLRYGVNDLRLFFENDIRFLKQFK, encoded by the coding sequence GTGGTAGATGGAATTCTCGATAAGGCGAAAAATGCCATTGAGCAAGCACAAAGTTTAGGTGAACTTGAAGACTTAAGGGTTTCAATTTTAGGCAAGAGTGGTGAGTTAACCGCCTTACTTAAAGGACTCGGAAAACTGAGTGCAGAAGAGCGTCCGAAGATGGGTGGCATCATCAATCAAGCCAAAGTCAGTGTGCAAGATTTACTCACTGAGCGTAAAAATAACTTAGAAACCATTGCTTTGGAAAAGCGTTTATTGGAAGAAACAGTGGATGTTTCCTTACCAGGGCGTAACGCTGAAATGGGAGGGCTTCATCCAGTTACGATTACGCTGAAACGCATTCAATCACTATTTGCAAAGAACGGTTTTGAGGTGGAAATGGGTCCTGAAATTGAGGATGATTTTCACAACTTTACTGCACTTAACATTCCTGAGCATCACCCTGCGCGTGCAATGCACGATACTTTCTATTTTGACGAAGGTTCTGTGTTGAGAACACACACTTCACCCGTGCAAATCCGCACGATGGAAAATCAAAAGCCACCTGTGCGTATTATTGCACCAGGTAGGGTGTATCGCTGTGATTCAGATATTACCCATACGCCGATGTTTCATCAAGTGGAAGGGTTGATTGTTGATAAAAAAGCGAATTTTGCACAATTGAAAGGTTTGCTAATTGACTTTCTGCGAGCGTATTTTGAAAAAGAAGATTTAAAAGTGCGTTTTCGACCTTCGTATTTCCCCTTCACCGAGCCTTCTGCGGAAGCGGATATTGAATGTGTGATTTGCGGGGGTGAAGGGTGTCGTGTTTGTAAAAAAACAGGCTGGCTGGAGGTGTTAGGTTGTGGCGTGGTACATCCAAATGTTTTGAACTCGGTCAAAATTGACAGCGAAGAATACACAGGTTTGGCGTTCGGTATGGGGGTTGAACGCTTGGCAATGTTGCGTTATGGTGTGAATGATTTGCGTCTTTTCTTTGAAAATGATATTCGTTTCCTAAAACAATTTAAGTAA
- the rplT gene encoding 50S ribosomal protein L20 has protein sequence MARVSRGVQAHAKHKKILKKAKGYYGARSKVYRVAKQAVIKAGQYAYRDRRQKRRQFRRLWIVRINAEARNNGLSYSRMIDGLNKAGIEIDRKVLSDIAIFDKVAFAQIAQQAKAALSK, from the coding sequence ATGGCAAGAGTATCAAGAGGTGTGCAAGCGCACGCAAAACACAAGAAAATTTTAAAGAAAGCCAAAGGCTATTACGGCGCGAGATCAAAAGTCTATCGCGTTGCTAAGCAAGCGGTAATCAAAGCAGGTCAATATGCGTATCGTGACCGTCGCCAAAAGCGTCGTCAGTTTCGCAGACTTTGGATTGTTCGTATCAATGCTGAAGCGCGCAACAATGGCTTGAGTTATTCAAGAATGATTGACGGTTTGAACAAAGCAGGTATTGAAATTGACCGTAAAGTTTTATCAGACATTGCGATTTTTGATAAGGTGGCGTTCGCACAGATTGCGCAGCAAGCAAAAGCAGCTTTAAGCAAGTAG
- the infC gene encoding Translation initiation factor IF-3: MRVIDSKGGQAGVLKLSEAMKMAVEAKLDLVEVSPNAEPPVCKVMDFGKYRYEQKKQLSDQKKKQKKNTVKTIKYRPGTEEGDYQIKMRNVVKFLDNGDKVKVSIWFRGREMQHKELGMEMLDRIEKDTEEFANVEQKAKMEGRQLGMMLAPKSKKK; encoded by the coding sequence GTGCGTGTTATTGATAGCAAAGGTGGTCAGGCAGGGGTGTTAAAACTATCTGAGGCAATGAAAATGGCAGTGGAAGCTAAGCTTGACTTAGTAGAAGTGTCGCCGAATGCTGAACCTCCTGTTTGCAAGGTGATGGATTTTGGCAAGTATCGGTATGAGCAAAAGAAGCAACTGAGCGACCAAAAAAAGAAACAAAAGAAAAATACCGTTAAAACTATTAAATATCGCCCAGGTACTGAAGAAGGTGATTACCAGATTAAAATGAGAAATGTGGTTAAGTTTTTGGATAATGGTGATAAAGTAAAAGTCAGTATCTGGTTCCGTGGGCGTGAAATGCAGCACAAAGAATTAGGTATGGAAATGCTGGATAGAATTGAGAAAGATACAGAAGAATTTGCCAATGTAGAACAAAAGGCAAAGATGGAGGGTCGCCAGCTAGGCATGATGCTGGCCCCCAAATCGAAGAAGAAGTAA
- the thrS gene encoding Threonine--tRNA ligase, with the protein MPIITLPDGTEKSFDQAVSVFEVAKSIGSGLAKATLAGRVNNELVDASYVIEADSALSIVTDKDEEGLEVIRHSTAHLLAQATQMLYPSAQVTIGPVIDNGFFYDFAYKDGFSEGDLAKIEKNMNKLVKQNLKIERSEMSRDEAVAFFKEKGEHYKAEIIESIPAEQSLSLYKQGDFIDLCRGPHVPSTAKLKAFKLMKLAGAYWRGDSNNEMLQRVYGTAWANKEDLAAHLHRLEEAEKRDHRKIGKTQDLFHMQEEAPGMVFWHEKGWTLYQIVEQYMRGVFRDNDYKEVHTPQLIDRSLWEKSGHWDKFGDAMFTTNSENRDYAVKPMNCPAHIQIFNQGLKSYRDLPLRLAEFGSCHRNEPSGTLHGIMRVRNFVQDDGHIFCSSEQIQEEVSAFIDLTFKVYEHFGFENVALKLSTRPEKRVGSDEVWDKAEAALAEALDAKGIQWDLQEGEGAFYGPKIEFVLKDCLDREWQCGTLQVDFSMPERLDASFIAEDGSKQTPVMLHRAIVGSLERFVGILIEHYEGAFPAWLAPIQAVILNISEKQAGFVVEIEKKLKKQGFRVISDLRNEKIGFKIREHSMQRFPYLLVVGDKEVENNEISVRKRGGDDLGSMSIEAFVNLVTEE; encoded by the coding sequence ATGCCGATAATTACTTTACCTGACGGAACTGAAAAATCTTTTGACCAAGCGGTTAGCGTCTTTGAGGTGGCTAAGTCGATTGGGTCAGGGTTGGCGAAGGCGACGCTGGCGGGTAGGGTGAATAATGAGCTGGTGGATGCGTCGTATGTGATTGAGGCGGACAGTGCTTTGTCGATTGTTACGGATAAGGATGAAGAGGGGTTGGAGGTGATTCGTCATTCGACAGCGCATCTTTTGGCGCAGGCAACACAAATGCTTTATCCGAGTGCACAGGTAACGATTGGACCGGTGATTGATAATGGGTTCTTTTATGATTTTGCTTATAAGGATGGGTTTTCAGAGGGGGATTTAGCCAAGATTGAGAAAAATATGAACAAGCTTGTTAAGCAAAATCTGAAAATTGAACGCAGTGAAATGTCTCGTGATGAGGCGGTGGCGTTTTTTAAGGAAAAAGGCGAGCATTATAAGGCGGAAATTATTGAGTCTATTCCTGCTGAACAGTCGTTATCGCTTTACAAACAAGGTGATTTCATTGATTTATGTCGTGGGCCACATGTGCCGAGCACGGCAAAACTCAAGGCTTTTAAATTGATGAAATTGGCAGGCGCGTATTGGCGTGGTGATTCTAATAATGAGATGTTGCAACGCGTGTATGGCACGGCGTGGGCGAATAAAGAGGATTTGGCGGCGCATTTGCATCGATTGGAAGAGGCGGAGAAGCGCGACCATCGCAAAATCGGCAAGACTCAGGATTTATTCCATATGCAAGAAGAGGCACCAGGAATGGTGTTTTGGCATGAGAAAGGCTGGACTTTGTATCAAATTGTTGAGCAATATATGCGTGGCGTTTTTCGAGATAATGATTATAAGGAAGTGCATACACCACAATTGATTGATAGGTCGTTGTGGGAGAAATCGGGGCATTGGGATAAGTTTGGCGATGCGATGTTTACTACCAATAGTGAGAATCGTGATTATGCGGTGAAGCCGATGAATTGCCCTGCACATATTCAGATTTTTAACCAAGGTCTCAAATCGTATCGTGATTTGCCGTTGCGACTTGCTGAGTTTGGTTCTTGTCATCGTAATGAGCCGTCTGGCACGCTGCACGGGATTATGCGGGTGCGTAATTTTGTGCAGGACGATGGGCATATTTTTTGTAGTAGCGAGCAAATTCAAGAGGAAGTGTCGGCGTTTATTGATTTGACTTTTAAAGTTTACGAGCATTTTGGTTTTGAAAATGTTGCCTTGAAACTTTCTACTCGCCCTGAAAAGCGGGTGGGTTCTGATGAAGTTTGGGATAAGGCGGAGGCGGCACTTGCAGAAGCGCTGGACGCTAAAGGCATTCAATGGGATTTACAAGAGGGCGAAGGGGCGTTTTACGGGCCTAAGATTGAATTTGTGCTGAAAGATTGTTTGGACAGGGAGTGGCAATGTGGCACTTTGCAGGTTGATTTCTCAATGCCTGAGCGATTAGATGCGTCATTTATTGCCGAAGATGGCTCGAAGCAAACGCCAGTAATGTTGCACCGTGCCATTGTTGGTTCGTTAGAGCGTTTTGTGGGTATTTTGATTGAGCATTATGAAGGGGCATTCCCTGCTTGGTTGGCACCGATTCAAGCAGTTATTTTGAATATTTCTGAAAAACAGGCGGGTTTTGTCGTTGAAATTGAGAAAAAATTAAAAAAACAAGGGTTTAGAGTGATTTCGGACTTGCGTAATGAGAAGATAGGCTTTAAAATACGCGAGCATTCCATGCAAAGATTTCCATATTTATTGGTGGTCGGTGATAAAGAAGTGGAAAATAACGAGATTTCAGTACGCAAACGCGGTGGTGATGACCTTGGGTCGATGTCCATTGAGGCGTTTGTTAACTTAGTAACAGAGGAATAA
- the murE gene encoding UDP-N-acetylmuramoyl-L-alanyl-D-glutamate--2,6-diaminopimelate ligase, whose amino-acid sequence MNIKQLLQNITPTEFDFSVEGLCLNAQQVQNGDLFIALQGKTTHGSDYIDQAIDKGCVCVLVDSKDIECSVPTIRIDHLVQHLQTLANTFYHDAKSVQVIGITGTNGKTSVACFVSQLLTMLDKKNGLIGTLGISNSEQNSSQTTPDILTLYRTLDGYKKDGINTAVLEVSSHGIEQNRIAGLNITHAVFTNLTQDHLDYHQDLTTYQKVKEQLFALPSVQSVVLNKDDAHYSDFKTASKGKKIVDYSLESFTDIKTTEQGFLTTLNNYVFEIPFLGKFNLSNVLASFNILKTLGFSDEKVIPLLHKLTQPPGRMQKNPEKLIWIDYAHTPDALENAITTLKNHYPEHTIRIIFGCGGNRDQGKRSKMGKIASKLADTLILTNDNPRNEDPRTIIDDILNGIDDSYPVDITEDRQLAIEGAVITLGEEECLLIAGKGHETTQTFKNQTVESNDNDIVLAAIIEGARLKKIKNRQG is encoded by the coding sequence ATGAATATCAAACAACTATTACAAAACATCACCCCTACCGAATTTGATTTTTCCGTAGAAGGTCTTTGTCTCAACGCCCAACAAGTTCAAAATGGTGACCTTTTCATCGCCTTACAAGGAAAAACAACCCATGGCTCTGACTACATTGACCAAGCAATTGACAAAGGCTGTGTCTGCGTTTTAGTTGATTCAAAAGACATCGAATGCAGCGTCCCAACCATCCGCATTGACCACTTAGTCCAACACCTACAAACCTTGGCAAATACCTTTTATCACGACGCAAAATCCGTCCAAGTCATCGGCATCACTGGCACTAATGGTAAAACTTCAGTCGCCTGTTTCGTCTCACAATTATTAACGATGTTAGACAAAAAAAACGGACTTATCGGCACCCTTGGCATCAGCAATTCCGAGCAAAATTCCAGCCAAACCACCCCCGATATTCTCACTTTGTATCGCACCTTAGATGGCTACAAAAAAGACGGCATCAACACAGCAGTTTTGGAAGTCTCATCACACGGCATCGAACAAAACCGCATTGCTGGGCTCAACATTACCCACGCCGTTTTCACTAATCTCACCCAAGACCATTTAGATTATCACCAAGATTTAACCACCTACCAAAAAGTCAAAGAACAATTATTCGCACTACCCAGTGTGCAATCTGTGGTTTTGAACAAAGACGACGCCCATTATTCTGATTTTAAAACCGCTTCAAAAGGCAAAAAAATCGTCGATTACAGTTTGGAAAGTTTTACCGATATAAAAACCACCGAACAAGGATTTTTAACCACCCTAAATAACTATGTTTTTGAAATTCCATTTTTAGGAAAATTCAATCTATCCAATGTTTTAGCCTCTTTCAACATCCTAAAAACCCTCGGTTTCAGCGATGAAAAAGTCATTCCTTTACTGCATAAACTCACCCAACCCCCAGGCAGAATGCAGAAAAACCCAGAAAAATTAATATGGATAGACTACGCTCACACCCCTGACGCACTAGAAAACGCCATCACCACCCTAAAAAACCATTACCCAGAACACACCATCCGCATCATCTTCGGCTGCGGTGGCAACCGCGACCAAGGCAAACGCAGTAAAATGGGCAAAATCGCCTCCAAACTCGCTGACACCCTTATCCTCACCAACGACAACCCTCGAAACGAAGACCCACGCACCATCATCGACGACATCCTCAACGGCATCGACGACAGTTACCCAGTCGATATTACTGAAGACCGCCAACTCGCCATTGAAGGTGCCGTTATCACCCTCGGCGAAGAAGAATGTTTACTCATCGCCGGCAAAGGTCACGAAACCACTCAAACCTTCAAAAACCAAACTGTAGAATCCAACGACAACGACATCGTCCTTGCTGCTATTATTGAAGGTGCAAGATTAAAAAAGATTAAAAACAGACAGGGCTAG
- the murF gene encoding UDP-N-acetylmuramoyl-tripeptide--D-alanyl-D-alanine ligase has product MLIIPIYAKVSKRIMFSSTTYALAKILKTNCAVNVAFSGVCTDTRKPMQGMLFVALSGDNFDGADFADKAVEMGAVAMVSTHNTEVDIPTLVVENTEIALQQIAQWHLENIKPKVVAITGSNGKTTTKNMLANILNLRAPTLKTQGNLNNHLGVPMTLLELEEQHQYAVIEMGANHLGEIARLREIVRPDVAVVVNTLDAHIGEFGGFDNLVKAKGEIYSIDSKNIVNVETAFKGSVSFGNGGNIFASHIENNRFDLNIFDEKITVTLQLLGRHNIDNALAASACASALGVDIKMIKQGLENTEAEQGRLNIVQHDNFTIIDDTYNASPSSSKYALEVLNGFMGEKIAVLGQMAELGDESAAYHQQIGDFAKSLEIDYLYSYQSDYGVQNFNNADELVATLKQHTNATLLFKGSRVAKLEQIIERLCV; this is encoded by the coding sequence TTGCTAATCATTCCTATTTATGCAAAGGTCTCTAAAAGAATAATGTTCTCCTCTACCACTTATGCCCTTGCCAAAATTTTAAAAACGAATTGCGCTGTTAATGTGGCATTTTCTGGGGTTTGCACAGATACACGAAAGCCGATGCAGGGGATGTTATTTGTGGCGTTGTCGGGGGATAATTTTGATGGGGCAGATTTTGCAGATAAGGCAGTAGAAATGGGGGCGGTTGCAATGGTTTCGACACATAACACTGAGGTGGATATTCCCACTTTGGTGGTGGAAAATACGGAAATTGCGTTACAACAAATTGCACAATGGCATTTAGAGAATATTAAGCCAAAGGTGGTGGCAATTACGGGGAGTAATGGCAAGACAACAACTAAAAATATGTTAGCAAATATTTTAAATTTGCGTGCGCCGACGCTGAAAACACAGGGTAATTTGAACAATCATTTGGGCGTGCCGATGACGCTGCTTGAACTGGAGGAGCAACACCAATATGCAGTGATTGAGATGGGGGCAAATCATTTGGGGGAAATTGCACGATTGCGTGAAATTGTGCGTCCCGATGTGGCTGTGGTGGTGAATACGCTGGATGCGCATATTGGAGAATTTGGTGGGTTTGATAATTTGGTAAAGGCGAAGGGTGAGATTTATTCGATAGATTCTAAGAATATTGTGAATGTAGAAACTGCTTTTAAAGGGAGTGTGAGTTTTGGCAATGGGGGGAATATTTTTGCCAGTCATATTGAGAATAATCGTTTTGATTTAAATATTTTTGATGAAAAAATAACGGTTACTTTGCAATTACTTGGCAGACATAATATTGATAATGCATTGGCTGCAAGTGCTTGTGCAAGTGCGTTAGGTGTGGATATTAAGATGATTAAACAAGGATTGGAAAACACCGAAGCAGAACAAGGCAGATTAAACATTGTGCAACACGATAATTTCACGATTATTGATGACACTTACAACGCCAGCCCAAGTTCAAGTAAATATGCATTAGAAGTATTGAATGGGTTTATGGGTGAAAAAATCGCAGTGCTTGGGCAAATGGCAGAACTTGGTGATGAATCTGCTGCTTATCATCAGCAAATCGGTGATTTTGCAAAGTCATTAGAGATTGATTATTTATACAGTTATCAGTCCGATTATGGCGTGCAAAATTTCAACAATGCAGATGAGCTGGTAGCAACACTTAAACAACACACAAATGCAACCCTTCTTTTTAAAGGTTCAAGAGTTGCAAAATTAGAACAAATTATCGAAAGATTATGCGTATAA
- the pgsA_2 gene encoding CDP-diacylglycerol--glycerol-3-phosphate 3-phosphatidyltransferase — MMTIPNILTLSRIALIPLFVVLYYLQPAYSETPIFTWINFAVTGVYATISTTDYLDGYLARKLNMTSKLGAFLDPVADKLMVSTALVLLVDYYPSDTHWYIGVCALIIISREILVSALREWMGTIGQRSTINVSFVGKVKTFVQIFAILFLLYQQPFFGLPSFEIGVTLLVVATLLTLYSGFIYLKEGIKTFKS; from the coding sequence ATGATGACAATACCGAACATTTTAACTTTATCAAGAATTGCGCTCATCCCGTTGTTCGTAGTATTGTATTATTTGCAACCCGCTTATAGCGAAACGCCAATTTTTACTTGGATAAATTTTGCAGTTACTGGCGTTTACGCAACCATCAGCACGACGGATTATTTAGACGGCTACCTTGCTCGAAAACTCAATATGACTTCAAAGTTAGGGGCTTTTTTAGACCCTGTTGCGGATAAATTAATGGTATCAACGGCATTGGTGTTATTGGTTGATTATTACCCAAGCGACACCCATTGGTATATTGGTGTTTGCGCATTGATTATTATTTCTAGGGAAATTTTGGTATCGGCACTTAGGGAGTGGATGGGAACAATTGGTCAACGATCAACGATTAATGTGTCTTTTGTTGGCAAGGTCAAAACCTTCGTGCAAATCTTTGCGATTCTATTTTTACTCTATCAACAACCGTTTTTTGGTTTACCGAGTTTCGAGATTGGTGTCACTTTGCTAGTGGTCGCTACTTTGTTGACTTTGTACTCTGGATTTATTTATTTAAAAGAAGGTATAAAAACCTTCAAATCGTAA